A window of Panicum virgatum strain AP13 chromosome 8K, P.virgatum_v5, whole genome shotgun sequence contains these coding sequences:
- the LOC120645664 gene encoding proline-rich receptor-like protein kinase PERK2, which translates to MAWQLNTALIGTVPIPHCPTHPRLLRSLPIPLPSSSVDLLPPHPRARAPPCPSCHRPPPSVAATTAPQLLASIAEAICGEDRTADLHEDLLASSSACSTSATASTAPSSAATGSSPRPPPALWLALEARSCCTDDEASPSPRLLPLRWCKLARGCGGAAQPLLPSSTPPHRPPPRFGSVPARWLYQMKEKGKILSLWLETVVYEKFKENAIMVTCYISQIP; encoded by the exons gcaactaaacacggccttaattGGAACGGTCCCCATTCCCCACTGCCCCACCCACCCACGCCTCCTCCGGTCCTTACCCATTCCCCTGCCCTCTTCCTCGGTAGATCTGCTGCCGCCGCACCCAAGGGCCCGCGCCCCTCCATGCCCGAGCTGCCATAGGCCCCCGCCGTCCGTCGCCGCGACGACGGCACCGCAGCTCCTCGCCTCCATCGCCGAGGCCATCTGCGGAGAGGACCGCACCGCCGACCTCCATGAGGACCTCCTCGCCTCGTCTTCGGCGTGCTCGACTTCGGCGACCgcaagcactgctccctcgtctgCAGCCACTGGCTCGTCGCCGAGGCCTCCTCCCGCGCTCTGGCTTGCGCTCGAAGCCCGGAGCTGCTGCACTGACGACGAAGCTTCCCCCTCTCCCCGCCTTCTTCCTCTGCGGTGGTGCAAGCTTGCgcggggatgcggcggcgcagcgcagcCCCTCCTCCcgtcctccacgccgccgcatcgtcctcctcctcgattTGGCTCTGTCCCCG CGAGATGGCTATACCAAAtgaaagaaaagggaaagattCTGAGCTTATGGCTGGAGACTGTAGTATACGAAAA GTTCAAGGAAAACGCGATTATGGTGACATGCTACATATCCCAAATACCATGA